A genomic segment from Paenibacillus sp. FSL K6-1096 encodes:
- a CDS encoding MBL fold metallo-hydrolase, translated as MRVTQEGNLFQLTWLPSVFPVNCYLIEEEQELTLIDAGMSYSTKGILRQAAKLQKPLTRIVLTHGHMDHVGALDALKQHLPQAKVYISERDASLLAGDRSLRPGEPQAPVKGSVPSKILTRPDVLLHEGDRIGSLVAVSTPGHTPGSMSFRDQRSGAVVAGDAFQTFRATAVSGKKVPWFPFPAMATWNVEQALASAYKLIELDPTLLGVGHGDLLRDPVAAMKRAAAEAEVLVKGGGTVHG; from the coding sequence ATGAGAGTGACTCAGGAAGGCAATTTGTTTCAGCTGACGTGGCTGCCGAGTGTGTTTCCGGTGAATTGTTATTTAATCGAAGAAGAGCAGGAGCTTACACTTATAGATGCGGGAATGTCCTATAGTACGAAAGGAATTCTGCGCCAGGCGGCCAAGCTTCAGAAGCCGCTTACCCGGATCGTGCTGACGCATGGTCATATGGATCATGTCGGGGCGCTGGATGCCTTGAAGCAGCATCTTCCACAGGCGAAGGTCTACATCTCGGAGCGGGATGCTTCGCTGCTTGCCGGTGACCGTTCGCTAAGACCCGGTGAGCCGCAGGCTCCGGTTAAGGGCAGTGTGCCGTCTAAGATCTTAACGAGACCCGATGTACTGCTGCATGAAGGTGACCGTATCGGATCACTTGTTGCTGTTAGTACGCCCGGGCATACGCCGGGTTCGATGTCGTTCCGGGATCAACGCAGCGGAGCTGTAGTTGCGGGGGATGCCTTCCAGACGTTCCGGGCTACAGCGGTGTCCGGCAAGAAGGTGCCCTGGTTCCCTTTTCCGGCGATGGCTACCTGGAATGTGGAGCAGGCGCTGGCCAGCGCGTATAAGCTGATTGAGCTTGACCCAACCTTGCTGGGGGTAGGACACGGGGATCTGCTGCGGGACCCGGTAGCAGCTATGAAGCGCGCGGCTGCTGAGGCGGAAGTGCTGGTCAAGGGAGGAGGGACGGTGCATGGCTAG
- the pstB gene encoding phosphate ABC transporter ATP-binding protein PstB → MGIAEPAVRESFQTEDLSIFYGTYEAVKGISLPFAQNTVTALIGPSGCGKSTFLRSLNRMNDDISGSTTKGSIWIDGVDINAPGTDVIKLRQKIGMVWQKPNPFYKSIYDNIAFGPKYHGIKGKQALDEIVESSLRRAALWDEVKDRLKDSALALSGGQQQRLCIARALSVNPQILLLDEPASALDPVSTGKVEELIKELKEELRIVIVTHNMQQAARISDYTAYFYLGSLVEYDKTEKVFSNPENQMTQEYIMGRFG, encoded by the coding sequence ATGGGAATCGCGGAGCCAGCAGTACGTGAGTCGTTTCAAACGGAGGACCTGAGTATATTCTATGGAACCTATGAGGCGGTGAAGGGGATTAGCCTGCCGTTCGCCCAGAATACGGTAACCGCGCTGATCGGGCCCTCGGGCTGCGGGAAGTCCACCTTCCTCCGGTCACTTAACCGGATGAATGATGATATTTCCGGCTCGACCACCAAAGGGAGCATCTGGATTGACGGAGTGGACATCAATGCGCCCGGAACCGATGTGATTAAGCTGCGCCAGAAAATCGGCATGGTCTGGCAGAAGCCGAACCCTTTTTATAAATCGATCTATGACAATATCGCCTTCGGTCCCAAGTACCATGGCATCAAGGGCAAGCAGGCGCTGGATGAGATTGTAGAGAGCAGCCTGCGCCGCGCCGCCCTGTGGGATGAGGTCAAAGACCGTCTGAAGGACTCGGCACTGGCCCTGTCCGGCGGACAGCAGCAGCGGCTGTGCATCGCCCGGGCGCTCTCGGTCAATCCGCAGATTCTGCTGCTGGATGAGCCGGCCTCAGCCCTGGACCCGGTATCGACCGGCAAGGTAGAGGAGCTGATTAAGGAGCTGAAGGAGGAGCTGCGCATCGTCATCGTCACCCACAACATGCAGCAGGCAGCGCGTATCTCGGATTACACAGCGTATTTCTACTTAGGCTCGCTGGTGGAATACGACAAGACCGAGAAGGTCTTCAGCAACCCGGAGAACCAAATGACCCAGGAATACATTATGGGCCGGTTTGGGTGA
- the pstA gene encoding phosphate ABC transporter permease PstA: MKPRTADKIATVVIVTFALLIVAVLIGLLGYILIRGFNHISWDFLTSAPQKIRAGGGVGPQLFNSLFLLVLTLIITVPLGLGAGIFMAEYARPGKLTNFIRLIVEVLSSFPSIIVGLFGLLLIVNTFNLGFSLISGALALTVFNLPLMVRITEQAFRTVPKQQKEAGFALGLSKWKIVTSVLFPVALPTIITGTILSAGRVFGEAAALMFTAGMSSPRLDFSNWNPLSPSSPLNPFRPAETLAVHIWKVNSEGLAPDAVQIAAGASAVLVLTVLIFNLAARYFGRFIYKKLTASKRMS; the protein is encoded by the coding sequence TTGAAGCCGAGAACTGCTGACAAAATAGCCACTGTTGTTATTGTAACCTTCGCATTACTGATTGTAGCTGTGCTTATAGGCCTCTTGGGGTATATTCTGATCCGCGGCTTTAACCATATCAGCTGGGACTTCCTGACCTCAGCGCCGCAGAAGATCCGCGCAGGCGGGGGCGTGGGGCCGCAGCTGTTCAACTCGCTGTTCCTGCTGGTGCTGACCTTGATCATTACAGTGCCGCTCGGTCTGGGCGCAGGGATATTCATGGCGGAATATGCCCGTCCCGGCAAGCTGACCAATTTCATCCGGCTGATCGTGGAGGTGCTGTCGTCCTTCCCGTCGATTATTGTCGGTCTGTTCGGCCTCCTGCTGATCGTCAACACCTTCAATCTCGGCTTCTCCCTGATCTCCGGCGCACTGGCGCTGACGGTGTTCAATTTGCCGCTGATGGTGCGTATCACGGAGCAGGCTTTCCGCACGGTGCCCAAGCAGCAGAAGGAAGCAGGGTTCGCCCTTGGCTTGTCCAAATGGAAAATCGTAACCAGTGTACTATTCCCGGTCGCGCTTCCGACTATTATCACGGGTACGATCCTGTCGGCCGGACGCGTCTTCGGGGAAGCCGCCGCGCTGATGTTCACTGCGGGGATGAGCAGCCCGCGGCTGGACTTCAGCAACTGGAACCCGCTGAGCCCTTCATCGCCGCTCAACCCGTTCCGTCCGGCAGAGACACTGGCGGTGCATATCTGGAAGGTTAACAGTGAAGGCCTGGCGCCGGATGCGGTACAGATTGCTGCCGGAGCTTCGGCCGTACTGGTACTGACAGTGCTGATCTTCAATCTGGCTGCCCGTTACTTCGGCAGATTCATCTACAAGAAGCTGACCGCCTCCAAGCGGATGAGCTAA
- the pstC gene encoding phosphate ABC transporter permease subunit PstC, protein MRGQPTNKRLEKHHIENLIGRIYMSFCVLLLIVIIISMVYFVASKGIANFVSGEVKISEFLLGTRWSPEAETPSYGALPFISGSFLVTLLAALIASPLSICAALFMTEIVPGWGKKLLQPVIELLSGIPSVVYGFVGLSVIVPFLRDTLPGQGIGVAAGALVLSVMILPTITSVAADALASLPQNLKESSFALGATRWQTISRVILPTTFPAIMTGVVLGMARAFGEALAVQMVIGNAPFVPHSLFESASTLTSVITLGMGNTTMGSPQNNALWSMALVLMLMTFIFVLLVRMLERRNKI, encoded by the coding sequence TTGAGGGGACAACCAACAAACAAGCGGCTGGAAAAACATCATATAGAAAATTTAATCGGACGTATTTATATGTCCTTTTGCGTGCTGCTGCTCATTGTCATCATTATTTCCATGGTTTATTTCGTAGCCTCCAAAGGCATTGCCAACTTCGTGAGCGGTGAAGTGAAAATATCTGAATTCCTGTTGGGCACAAGGTGGTCACCCGAAGCGGAGACGCCGTCCTATGGAGCCTTACCGTTCATCTCGGGGTCCTTCCTGGTCACCCTGCTCGCAGCGCTTATCGCCAGCCCGCTGAGCATTTGCGCGGCACTGTTCATGACAGAGATTGTCCCAGGCTGGGGTAAAAAGCTGCTGCAGCCGGTCATCGAGCTGCTGTCAGGCATCCCGTCCGTTGTCTACGGATTCGTAGGCTTAAGCGTCATTGTTCCATTCCTGCGGGATACGCTGCCCGGCCAGGGCATCGGGGTGGCTGCAGGCGCGCTAGTGCTGTCGGTCATGATTCTTCCGACGATCACCAGCGTGGCTGCAGACGCGCTTGCATCGCTGCCGCAGAACCTGAAGGAATCCTCCTTCGCGCTCGGTGCCACCCGCTGGCAGACGATCTCCCGGGTGATTCTCCCGACTACCTTTCCGGCGATTATGACCGGGGTGGTCCTTGGCATGGCCCGTGCATTCGGTGAAGCATTGGCAGTACAGATGGTTATCGGTAACGCACCGTTTGTGCCTCATTCCCTGTTCGAGTCCGCGTCTACACTTACCAGTGTAATTACGCTGGGCATGGGGAATACAACGATGGGTTCACCGCAGAACAATGCGCTGTGGAGTATGGCGCTGGTTCTGATGCTGATGACCTTTATCTTCGTCCTGCTGGTCAGAATGCTCGAAAGGAGAAATAAAATTTGA
- a CDS encoding phosphate ABC transporter substrate-binding protein PstS family protein produces MQFRKTWLMALALTGVVALSACGGNNGGNKAASNNGGNTPAATNTEASSGANLSGSILASGSTALQPLVEQVAEKFMETNSGVDIQVQGGGSGTGLTQVSEKQVDIGNSDVFAEEKLKDAAKAAELKDHQVAVVAIAAVSNPAAGVDSLTKQQLVDIFTGKITNWKDVGGADQAIQIINRPASSGTRATFESFALGTKTEDLKGSIQEDSSGTVKKMIGETPGAIGYLALSYLDDTVKTLNYDGVEPSVDNVVAGKYPVWAYEHMYTNGEPNGTVKAFLDYFMTDEVQTGDVVELGYIPASKMQVSRDVAGTVTPK; encoded by the coding sequence ATGCAATTCAGAAAAACGTGGCTCATGGCTTTGGCGCTTACGGGCGTAGTAGCACTTTCAGCATGTGGCGGTAACAACGGGGGAAACAAGGCAGCATCCAATAACGGAGGAAACACACCGGCTGCAACAAACACAGAAGCCAGCAGCGGTGCTAACTTAAGCGGATCGATCCTGGCATCGGGCTCCACAGCACTTCAGCCGCTCGTTGAGCAGGTCGCCGAGAAATTCATGGAAACCAACAGCGGCGTGGACATTCAGGTCCAAGGCGGCGGCAGCGGAACCGGGCTGACTCAGGTCTCGGAGAAGCAGGTTGACATCGGGAACTCCGACGTATTCGCCGAAGAGAAGCTGAAGGATGCAGCAAAAGCGGCTGAGCTGAAGGATCATCAGGTGGCGGTTGTTGCGATTGCAGCAGTAAGCAACCCGGCAGCAGGCGTGGACAGTCTGACGAAGCAGCAGCTGGTTGATATTTTCACCGGTAAAATCACGAACTGGAAAGACGTTGGCGGCGCTGACCAGGCCATCCAGATCATCAACCGTCCGGCAAGCTCCGGAACACGCGCTACCTTCGAGAGCTTCGCTCTGGGCACCAAGACTGAGGACCTGAAGGGCTCAATCCAGGAGGATTCCTCCGGTACGGTTAAGAAAATGATCGGCGAAACTCCGGGAGCCATCGGTTATCTGGCGCTGTCTTACCTGGATGATACTGTAAAGACCCTCAACTATGACGGCGTAGAGCCTTCTGTTGACAACGTAGTCGCCGGTAAGTATCCGGTATGGGCTTACGAGCACATGTACACAAACGGTGAACCGAATGGGACGGTAAAAGCCTTCCTGGACTACTTCATGACCGATGAAGTACAGACCGGCGACGTTGTGGAGCTTGGCTACATCCCGGCTTCCAAAATGCAGGTATCGCGCGATGTTGCAGGCACTGTAACTCCTAAATAA